Genomic window (Salvelinus namaycush isolate Seneca chromosome 10, SaNama_1.0, whole genome shotgun sequence):
GGTAAAGATCTGATTTTAGTGCCGGGTTAACATTCTTGAACCATACGCCACACTGTAAACATGGATCACTAGGCTTATAACCCCCACGAAAACATTTTCTTTGTAAATCTCTGTCAAATTCTCAGAATACTCTTCCTATACCCATGAGGAATAGGAAGCCCTCTGTTACCAGATGGTGTGTGTGCAATGTGATTTTTCACCTGCATGACTTTCATGTCGGTGGCTGTGGCATTTTTCACTGTGGCTGTGTGACCCCCCCCAACCACCACCCCCATAACTGAACATGTTTTTTTaaccccctatctctctctctcgctctctctctctctctctctctctccctctctcagactGGCAGATTGCCACGCTGGTCCTGTTGCTGGGTGGTGCAGCCCTCATCCTGTTCTCCTTCCTGGTGGCCCTGGTGTCAGTGTGGGTCGGCTCCAGGAGCCACTGCTACAGACCCATCGCTGTCATGCTGTTCGCTGCAGGTACGTTATTGAATCTGCCTTATTCTCTCCTTTTCTGTGTCATTTCATGTGCTCCATTTCTCTCCTTcactcccattcctcctctctccctaacaGTGGTGCTCCAGGTCTGCAGTTTGATCCTCTACCCTGTTAAGTTCATTGAGACGGTCAGCCTGAGGATATACCACGAGTTCAACTGGGGCTATGGCCTCGCCTGTGGGGCCACCATCTTCTCTTTTGGAGGGGCCATTCTCTACTGCCTCAACCCCAAGAACTATGACGACTACTACTAAACCCTGCAAgattagagaggaggagaggcctctaCACAACTTCATGTTCCCCCACGCTCGCTGTGATAGCAGCTGAAACACTGAACCTTATAGAACTGGTAGAGAAAACACATGTTCACACACATCGATTGGAGAATCAACAACAGTagtgtctgtctatacattcAAACCTTTACAATACTGTACTATACCAGACTTAAAGGGACACGGTATAGCACAGTATGAGCTTGTGGTCTCCACAGGCATCTCCGCCTGTGTTGTGACCGACATCTGCCATAGGCTAAGTGGTGAGGCTAAAGAGCCAATCAGACAGTTCAATGGAATACTAATTACCAATCAGATTCATCAGTGAAATCATGTCCACATTCTGAGCCAACAGTAGGTCCCCTTTAATATAGGAACTCCAGTAGGAATTGGCAGCACAATGCTTTGTCATGAATAAACCACAGAGAACAGATGGATTAGCTGATCTCATACAGAgacgagagggaggagaagggacaGCTGAGAGTGACGGACACACAGACCAATCAGAGAGCAGAGGGATGGGCCAGATGGACAGATTGATCTTGAGGAGGAAAGGAAGGTGACTCACCTAAGAAAAGGAATCAAGGATGCATGACATCGCCCCCACTCATATATGTGATTACCTTTGCTTGTGCCTTAATCTAAAAGAAGATTGGATTGGTTAAGGCAGGCAGCATAGAGTAATTTCCTTTTACCTATACTGCTCCTctagatcagtgcagatgaagggaaggcaaaatgtgtagaattgcagaaaattagTTGTAAAACTCTTGTTTCTCTCCACCCATGgaaaaatgagtagaattgcatgacatttgttataaatttgctaaatcttctctccgcgccatggcaaaatgtgtagaattgcaacaaACTTGCTTTataactgcaacattttctctacgccccgTGGCAAAATTTGTCGAATTGCAGGAAATTGACTCTAAAAGtcacattttttctctccactgtCAAGAGGGGACGCTAAAATGCTCGCAAGGTGACTCTGACTGCCTGTGTGGGTATGGGTGTGGATTTGGGTACGCAGACCTGCGATCCACTGctgcccctcatgatgagttcagattttttgtggcccccaatCCTAATCTAAAACCAACTGCACCCTGCGGCCTAACCCCATCTGTGCCTGCTTCAAATAGCAGCAGTTGTATGATATGTAAATAGAGTAGTTCGACGTGCTTTCGTGTGGTAAATGCATTTCTAATACAGTAAATTAGAGAAGTAGTAGTAGTTTATTTAAAGGGACAATGTGCAAATAAAAACACGTTTCAGACAGTGAAATATGATGCTTGCACCAGAATACGCTCAACACAGCTAATTTGAATCCACAGTCCCTAACTAAGCATAACGGAATACATAAACATagctaaatacacacacacatcactcatACAGTGGTATACTACGATATaacacaggggtgtcaaactcattccacggagggccaagtgtctgggtttaagacctagacaaccaggtgaggggagttccttactaattagtgaccttaatccATCAATCAAGTACACTCGGcactctgtggaatgagtttgacatatGTGATATAACGGATTAAAACAAATGCAGGAAACATAAAATACAACTAATAGaataaatacatcaaacacattgaGACTTTTGTGCATTAAGAATTAGTCCATGTGTGCAGGATTGATGCACCTTGATCCAAGCTTTGATTTGACCTCCATGGAGAAGGATTTAAAGTCGCTAGTGCTTCTTAAGGTAGACGTGCAGGAATTCCATCTTCTGATGCCTGAGGCGGAGAATGCTGACTTTCCAAAGGTGGTTTTCCTTTTTAGGAATGACACAGTCTCCTCTTGTTGAGGTTCAGGTAGCTGCTGTTTTGTTCAGCAACCTGGTCTCAAAGCATTTTGCTTAATTCTATATGCAAATCcgtgacactccatttagtatcatataaaatttgatttgatatgtttgATATGTTGGGTTTTgtgtggtatgtattaatttgtgaatgtccatcacccatttcgtacaatatgttacgaattctagctaggtggctaacgttagctaggctaggggtttgggttaagtttaggagttaggttaaagggttatggttaagtttaggagttaggttaaaggttaggggaagggttagctaaaagggttgaGGTTAGAGttgggggaagggttagctaacatgctaagtagttgcaaactAACTAAATAAGTTGTAAGCaattgaaaagttgctaattagctaaaatggtCCGTGATGAAATTctaacacacaacctttgggttgctagatgttcgcATTAAACACCCACCCTACTTTCGTATTTGCcataagtaaccatctgtcttatgtaaccataccaaacataacatatcatattcATTTCAGTGTCCCGGATTTATAGTTACTATGTTATGCctagtctgagaccaggctgtgtTCAGAGCTTAATATGACACAATCTTTCAGAGGTGGGGGTGCAACATAGTTGATAAATCCTATAAACTACAGACAACTTAGAAAACAAAGTTGTCCAAATTGAACAGATTGTATTTGGGGTGATTACTATGGTGATGGTAATGTGATTTCCCGTCAAGGATATTCAGTGCTTGTTTACATAAAGATCGAAGGGGCTTAATTTTTGTTTCATTGGCTTGGGGCCAGCTGGTTATACAATAGGTGAGAGAAGATCATTGCATGTAAATTCATCTTGGCTGCCTCTGTAGAGTGAGTTCCTGACGTATCAGAAATTGGAAAGACATATCCGATTTTGCTGGACACcttaatgttttttgttgttcaaAGTAGGGTCTAGGTCAATGCCCAAATATTTCAACTGTGGACGAGTATGTCCGGGTAAGCCTGTTTGTTTAGTTTTGTGGAGAATTACATCGCTACCGTTGTTCCCACATTGACGTTGAGCCACTTTCTCCAATGATGTGTGTGAAGAAGGCAAATTACCATTGTGTGTGTGGGCCCTGGAGCGATATGATCAGTCACTCACACACTCGATGCCTCTTATTGGTTCAAACTGTTGGGAtctgcatcccaaacggcaccctattcccaatttcATGTAacgctttagaccagggcccatagggctagtgcactatgtagggaatagggcagTACTTGGGATAAAACAAAAGATCTTACGCAGTATTATAGAAAACATCTTAAATATATACTCTGTATTCAAGACAAGAGTATATTTGTCTAGAATATACTATAGCTTCTGATCCATAACATCTTAAAACTAAAGTTAGTTGTCCTTTATATTAAAAACAATACAGGTAAAATGGAGAGTGTAGGAATGCATGTGTGCTTGAGGTAGAAAGTGTGTGCGTAGAGGAGtagcgaggtgtgtgtgtgccggGAGTGAATGAGTATGGATTGCTGCTGCGTGGCTGACGCCTATTAGTTTGTTCACTAACACAATAAAACAGGTAATGAAAaagacaagtgtgtgtgtgtgcttttcatTTGCGAAAAGGGAGCAACCACGTCAGAGCAAGCAGTAGTGCATTAAATGAAATgccacaaaaaatatatatatattccaggTGTAAGCATCCGTCACATAGAATCAGCTCCTTTATTAAGTACAGCAACTTGAGGCATTTGCACGGGGAAATCTTTTTAACATGGAATACAGTGTGGGCATAATATGCATAAAAGTACCAGGAATATATTTGTATGCAAGCCTCTTTAGTGTTCTTCATTCGATGAAAGAAGGAGCTCTTGGTACAgagctgatacagtgtataatcTACATCAGGGTTAGTTCATCAGACCCTTTCTTTTTGCCATTGCattgtcccactgtcagagagtGCAGCCCTGGTAATTTGGAAGGGAAAGAACGTCCGCCCGTCGGTGGGGTTTGGGAATGGGCTCAGTCGTGTAAACAGGACAATCTCATTCATTCTGCAACGGAATGTTCACTGGATAAACCACGCCGCCTCCGTATTCTAAAAACAACGCTCCATTGGCTGTTCTGTAGCCACAGCCACTGTCCACACAGCTAGTCCCTCCCCTTTGGGTTGCCATGGAAATAGTCTCCTGCTGTCCTCATCCTGGGAAAATGTTTCCCACCAATGGAAACAAGGGTCAAAGTGCATGGGTGAGTTCCTCTAATGAGACAAAAAGGAATGGGGGGGGGATGAGGGAGTGGCTCTTCCTCAACAGGTGGGAGGGGCTTATATATAGATTGACAGGGAACATGGGCAGAGGAGTTTACAGGAAAAGGAAgtaatgagggggggggggggactactGTCCGGGACAGTGTTGGTGTGGGCTGGGCAAGGTTCAGGTGTAGCGCGGCATCTCACACTGTTCACAGCGGTTGAGTGCAGGGTGGTTGAGGAAGGTGCATTCTTCACAGCTCCACTGGGCTCCCTCAAAGTCCTCGTCCCTCTGGGGCCCCGCGACAGCAGGCTTGGGTTTCCGCTCCCCCTCTGGGAGAGGGGCACACATACAGGCTTAGCGTCATTAACAAAGaacatgcagtgcattcggaaagtattcagaccccttggcttttcccacattttgttactttacagccttgttctaaaatggattaaatcgtatttttccccctcaatctacacacaataccccataatgacaaagcaaaaacaggcgtAGAaatgtgtgtacaaaacatttttaaaaaacatcacatttacataagtattcagacccattaatcagtacgttgttgaagcacctttcacagcctcgagtcttcttgggtatgacgctacaagcttggcacacctgtatttgagaagCTTCTCCCATTCtaatctgcagatcctctcaagcaccGTCAGcttggatagggagcgtcgctgcacaactattttcaggtctccagagatgttcgatcgggttcactcaaag
Coding sequences:
- the LOC120054399 gene encoding transmembrane protein 47-like: MASSGSGMEEVRVSALTPLKLVGLVCVFLALCLDVGAVLSPAWVTADNQYYLSLWESCWKPVTSDTWQCNTTLETDWQIATLVLLLGGAALILFSFLVALVSVWVGSRSHCYRPIAVMLFAAVVLQVCSLILYPVKFIETVSLRIYHEFNWGYGLACGATIFSFGGAILYCLNPKNYDDYY